In a genomic window of Primulina huaijiensis isolate GDHJ02 chromosome 10, ASM1229523v2, whole genome shotgun sequence:
- the LOC140986285 gene encoding root phototropism protein 3-like isoform X1: MWDSESEAGGIRDYSNGVLSSSKTGVKTDGFEQRGQSWYVATDIPSDLLVQLGDVSFHLHKYPLLSRCGKINRIIYESRDEELNKIILDELPGGPEALELAAKFCYGIAVDLTATNISGLRCAAEYLEMTEDLEEGNLIFKTEAFLSYVVLSSWRDSIVVLKSCEKLSPWAEDLQIVRRCSESIAWKACANPKGIRWQYTGKPPRVSSPKWNEMKDSSPSRNHQVPPDWWFEDVSILRIDHFVRVITAIKVKGMRYELVGASIMQYATKWLPGLLKEASASGFSLGLGSGFGSSVEEGSNSTDVDISNSSWKGGLHMIVAGNIEDTPIVQAKDQRMIIESLISIIPPQKDSVSCSFLLRLLRMANMLKVAPALVTELEKRVGMQFEQATLGDLLIPSYNKNATLYDVDLVQRLLEHFLIQEQVESSSPHTQSFSDMKMYDGAQRGTNPNAKMRVARLVDSYLTEVSRDRNLSLTKFQVLAEALPDFARTCDDGLYRAVDSYLKAHPTLTEHERKRLCRVMDCQKLSIDACMHAAQNERLPLRVVVQVLFSEQVKISNAIANNTLKEAGESQYQPLISNRKTLLEATPQSFQEGWTAAKKDINTLKFELETVKAKYLELQNDMETLQRQFDKVTKPKSSSPWSSGWKKLSKLAKIAENGDDGTDQGTNPGQRKAPRRWRNSIS; encoded by the exons ATGTGGGATTCAGAAAGTGAAGCTGGAGGGATTCGAGATTATAGCAATGGAGTCCTGTCATCAAGCAAGACTGGAGTCAAGACTGATGGGTTTGAGCAGAGAGGGCAATCTTG GTATGTTGCTACTGATATTCCAAGTGATCTTTTAGTTCAACTTGGAGATGTTAGTTTCCATTTGCACAAG TATCCTCTTCTTTCTCGATGTGGAAAGATTAATCGAATAATATATGAATCGCGGGATGAAGAGTTGAACAAGATAATCCTAGATGAGCTTCCAGGAGGTCCCGAGGCCCTCGAATTGGCAGCAAAATTCTGTTATGGAATAGCTGTTGATCTAACAGCAACGAATATCTCCGGTTTGAGATGTGCGGCCGAGTATCTTGAAATGACGGAGGATTTAGAAGAAGGGAATCTTATATTCAAAACAGAAGCTTTTCTGAGCTATGTGGTTTTATCTTCTTGGAGGGATTCTATTGTAGTGTTGAAAAGTTGCGAAAAATTGTCACCTTGGGCGGAAGATCTCCAGATTGTGAGGAGATGTAGCGAGTCTATTGCTTGGAAAGCTTGTGCAAATCCTAAAGGAATAAGGTGGCAGTATACAGGAAAACCCCCAAGAGTTTCTAGTCCGAAATGGAAtgaaatgaaagattctagcCCGAGTAGAAACCATCAAGTGCCACCGGACTGGTGGTTCGAAGATGTTTCCATTTTGCGCATCGATCATTTTGTTCGCGTTATCACTGCCATTAAGGTAAAGGGTATGAGGTATGAACTGGTTGGAGCTTCCATTATGCAGTATGCGACTAAGTGGCTCCCAGGGCTCTTAAAAGAAGCATCTGCTTCAGGTTTTAGTTTGGGATTAGGTTCGGGATTTGGGTCTTCAGTCGAAGAGGGAAGTAATAGTACCGATGTAGATATAAGTAACAGCAGCTGGAAAGGGGGACTGCACATGATAGTGGCAGGAAATATAGAGGATACACCAATAGTTCAAGCCAAGGATCAAAGAATGATCATTGAAAGCCTCATAAGTATAATCCCACCACAGAAAGATAGCGTTTCATGTAGCTTTCTTCTCCGGTTGCTGAGAATGGCAAACATGTTGAAAGTGGCTCCTGCTTTGGTTACTGAGCTTGAAAAACGAGTTGGGATGCAGTTCGAACAAGCCACATTGGGTGATCTCCTCATACCTTCTTACAACAAGAACGCAACCTTATATGATGTTGACTTAGTGCAGAGGCTTCTGGAGCATTTCCTGATTCAAGAACAGGTGGAGAGTTCGAGCCCCCACACGCAGTCATTTTCTGATATGAAAATGTATGATGGAGCTCAACGGGGGACAAATCCTAATGCGAAAATGAGAGTGGCAAGGCTTGTCGACAGCTATCTTACAGAAGTGTCGAGGGACAGGAACCTGTCATTGACGAAATTCCAGGTCCTGGCTGAAGCCCTACCTGATTTTGCCAGAACTTGTGATGATGGATTGTACAGAGCTGTTGATTCCTACCTAAAG GCGCATCCAACATTGACTGAACATGAAAGGAAGAGACTCTGCCGTGTAATGGATTGCCAAAAACTCTCAATCGACGCATGTATGCATGCTGCACAAAATGAACGACTCCCTCTCAGAGTCGTCGTCCAAGTCCTCTTTTCCGAGCAGGTGAAAATAAGCAACGCCATAGCCAACAACACTTTGAAAGAAGCTGGTGAATCCCAGTATCAGCCCTTGATATCCAACAGAAAAACTCTACTCGAAGCAACGCCACAATCCTTCCAAGAAGGATGGACTGCAGCAAAAAAGGACATCAACACACTTAAATTCGAACTTGAGACTGTGAAGGCCAAGTACTTAGAACTACAAAACGACATGGAAACGTTGCAAAGGCAGTTCGATAAGGTGACAAAGCCAAAATCAAGCTCTCCATGGAGTAGCGGATGGAAGAAACTGAGCAAACTTGCAAAGATTGCAGAAAATGGTGATGATGGAACTGATCAGGGAACAAATCCAGGACAAAGAAAGGCACCAAGAAGGTGGAGGAattccatttcttga
- the LOC140986285 gene encoding root phototropism protein 3-like isoform X2, with protein MTEDLEEGNLIFKTEAFLSYVVLSSWRDSIVVLKSCEKLSPWAEDLQIVRRCSESIAWKACANPKGIRWQYTGKPPRVSSPKWNEMKDSSPSRNHQVPPDWWFEDVSILRIDHFVRVITAIKVKGMRYELVGASIMQYATKWLPGLLKEASASGFSLGLGSGFGSSVEEGSNSTDVDISNSSWKGGLHMIVAGNIEDTPIVQAKDQRMIIESLISIIPPQKDSVSCSFLLRLLRMANMLKVAPALVTELEKRVGMQFEQATLGDLLIPSYNKNATLYDVDLVQRLLEHFLIQEQVESSSPHTQSFSDMKMYDGAQRGTNPNAKMRVARLVDSYLTEVSRDRNLSLTKFQVLAEALPDFARTCDDGLYRAVDSYLKAHPTLTEHERKRLCRVMDCQKLSIDACMHAAQNERLPLRVVVQVLFSEQVKISNAIANNTLKEAGESQYQPLISNRKTLLEATPQSFQEGWTAAKKDINTLKFELETVKAKYLELQNDMETLQRQFDKVTKPKSSSPWSSGWKKLSKLAKIAENGDDGTDQGTNPGQRKAPRRWRNSIS; from the exons ATGACGGAGGATTTAGAAGAAGGGAATCTTATATTCAAAACAGAAGCTTTTCTGAGCTATGTGGTTTTATCTTCTTGGAGGGATTCTATTGTAGTGTTGAAAAGTTGCGAAAAATTGTCACCTTGGGCGGAAGATCTCCAGATTGTGAGGAGATGTAGCGAGTCTATTGCTTGGAAAGCTTGTGCAAATCCTAAAGGAATAAGGTGGCAGTATACAGGAAAACCCCCAAGAGTTTCTAGTCCGAAATGGAAtgaaatgaaagattctagcCCGAGTAGAAACCATCAAGTGCCACCGGACTGGTGGTTCGAAGATGTTTCCATTTTGCGCATCGATCATTTTGTTCGCGTTATCACTGCCATTAAGGTAAAGGGTATGAGGTATGAACTGGTTGGAGCTTCCATTATGCAGTATGCGACTAAGTGGCTCCCAGGGCTCTTAAAAGAAGCATCTGCTTCAGGTTTTAGTTTGGGATTAGGTTCGGGATTTGGGTCTTCAGTCGAAGAGGGAAGTAATAGTACCGATGTAGATATAAGTAACAGCAGCTGGAAAGGGGGACTGCACATGATAGTGGCAGGAAATATAGAGGATACACCAATAGTTCAAGCCAAGGATCAAAGAATGATCATTGAAAGCCTCATAAGTATAATCCCACCACAGAAAGATAGCGTTTCATGTAGCTTTCTTCTCCGGTTGCTGAGAATGGCAAACATGTTGAAAGTGGCTCCTGCTTTGGTTACTGAGCTTGAAAAACGAGTTGGGATGCAGTTCGAACAAGCCACATTGGGTGATCTCCTCATACCTTCTTACAACAAGAACGCAACCTTATATGATGTTGACTTAGTGCAGAGGCTTCTGGAGCATTTCCTGATTCAAGAACAGGTGGAGAGTTCGAGCCCCCACACGCAGTCATTTTCTGATATGAAAATGTATGATGGAGCTCAACGGGGGACAAATCCTAATGCGAAAATGAGAGTGGCAAGGCTTGTCGACAGCTATCTTACAGAAGTGTCGAGGGACAGGAACCTGTCATTGACGAAATTCCAGGTCCTGGCTGAAGCCCTACCTGATTTTGCCAGAACTTGTGATGATGGATTGTACAGAGCTGTTGATTCCTACCTAAAG GCGCATCCAACATTGACTGAACATGAAAGGAAGAGACTCTGCCGTGTAATGGATTGCCAAAAACTCTCAATCGACGCATGTATGCATGCTGCACAAAATGAACGACTCCCTCTCAGAGTCGTCGTCCAAGTCCTCTTTTCCGAGCAGGTGAAAATAAGCAACGCCATAGCCAACAACACTTTGAAAGAAGCTGGTGAATCCCAGTATCAGCCCTTGATATCCAACAGAAAAACTCTACTCGAAGCAACGCCACAATCCTTCCAAGAAGGATGGACTGCAGCAAAAAAGGACATCAACACACTTAAATTCGAACTTGAGACTGTGAAGGCCAAGTACTTAGAACTACAAAACGACATGGAAACGTTGCAAAGGCAGTTCGATAAGGTGACAAAGCCAAAATCAAGCTCTCCATGGAGTAGCGGATGGAAGAAACTGAGCAAACTTGCAAAGATTGCAGAAAATGGTGATGATGGAACTGATCAGGGAACAAATCCAGGACAAAGAAAGGCACCAAGAAGGTGGAGGAattccatttcttga
- the LOC140985524 gene encoding pentatricopeptide repeat-containing protein At5g09450, mitochondrial-like, producing MAAAILFSTLSRNARGCRRMSFRPFSSSTEAIIIHGEKNADGCGEEEKKDDLRSRIFRVRLPKRSATYVLQKWVNEGGEITVSELRNISRDLNRSHRYKHALEVSEWMVSHEEFQLSDSDYAFRVDLMTKVFGIEAAERYFERLPPSAKTCETYTALLHSYAGLKLIEKAEEFFKRMTEEANLSLSAITYNELMTLYMSVGHFEKVPQIIEEMKRQKIAYDLFTYNLLVSSCAASLNIDEVRRVLDEMSLDPGCNKSWLRYRKLADIYIISGRLTNLDANAVVESEKDITQRELISYDFLLILHGGLGNKDKLDQIWRSFSMTRQKLTGRNYVCVLSSYLILGHLKEVGEIIDQWKKSSTPSFNSSMCSKLLEAFKDVGLTEEAKSFQKLLGEKGCVLMDEIQ from the exons ATGGCAGCTGCAATCTTATTCTCCACTCTTTCACG AAATGCACGTGGATGCAGGAGAATGTCGTTCAGACCCTTTTCTTCAAGCACCGAAGCTATCATAATCCACGGAGAAAAAAACGCAGATGGTTGCggggaagaagaaaaaaaggatGATTTGAGGAGTAGAATTTTCAGGGTTCGGCTCCCAAAGAGAAGTGCCACCTACGTTCTACAGAAATGGGTCAACGAAGGTGGCGAGATTACAGTTTCTGAACTCAGAAATATCTCCAGAGATCTCAACAGATCACACCGCTACAAGCATGCCCTCGAG GTATCTGAGTGGATGGTCAGTCACGAGGAGTTTCAGCTATCCGACTCAGACTATGCATTCCGTGTTGATCTGATGACCAAAGTCTTTGGCATCGAAGCTGCTGAACGGTACTTTGAGAGGCTGCCTCCGTCGGCAAAAACTTGCGAAACCTACACTGCTCTCCTCCACTCTTATGCAGGATTGAAGCTGATTGAAAAGGCAGAGGAATTCTTCAAAAGAATGACAGAGGAGGCAAATCTTTCCTTGAGTGCCATCACTTACAATGAACTAATGACTTTGTATATGTCAGTGGGACATTTTGAAAAGGTACCTCAGATTATTGAGGAAATGAAACGCCAGAAAATTGCGTATGATCTTTTCACCTACAATCTTTTGGTAAGTTCTTGTGCTGCATCTCTCAACATTGATGAGGTGAGAAGGGTTCTTGATGAGATGAGTCTTGATCCAGGGTGTAACAAAAGTTGGCTTAGATACAGGAAACTTGCTGACATATACATCATATCTGGTCGTTTAACAAATTTGGATGCCAACGCTGTGGTTGAAAGTGAAAAGGATATTACACAAAGAGAACTGATATCTTATGATTTTTTACTCATTCTTCACGGTGGTTTGGGGAACAAAGATAAACTCGATCAAATTTGGAGATCTTTCAGTATGACAAGGCAAAAGTTGACCGGCAGAAATTATGTTTGTGTACTTTCTTCATATCTGATTCTTGGACATCTGAAAGAGGTGGGTGAGATAATTGATCAGTGGAAGAAATCTTCAACTCCCTCATTCAATAGCTCCATGTGTAGTAAACTTCTCGAGGCATTTAAGGATGTCGGGCTGACAGAGGAAGCGAAAAGTTTTCAGAAGTTGCTTGGTGAAAAGGGGTGTGTTCTAATGGATGAAATTCAATGA
- the LOC140985663 gene encoding transcription factor SAC51-like translates to MVMVKESHTCQQFSAWNSPGLDHLPLLQLHQCIPPSTHTANVSLPEFSVSILPGSNAGHQDAVDAFLKLPPLNCDVPHGTGNLYSKNSQCGLLNRLGVAAKPIDATCAQKKFLIFDQSGNKTRLFFSSPFSHQNQIVASKIPACANGSHEKSAAQVVEHFLVNPREEKWDENQLTDGEDEMLEDSEEIDALLYSDGEEEYEDDDDDDGGENDEVTSTGHTPYITQDVHGKDKLFEKLDEEVASSDDLPKRRKLLDGGFKQPSLVGTESTMKLDSSYGYEDDEESSNAGMRNCSDDIYSSKREKKIKVREALKILESIIPGVKSKDPLFIIDKAITHLKLMKLEAESLGHSNFNGKLAYFP, encoded by the coding sequence ATGGTTATGGTCAAAGAGTCTCATACTTGTCAGCAGTTCTCTGCTTGGAACTCCCCTGGTTTGGACCACTTGCCCCTTTTACAGCTGCACCAGTGTATCCCTCCTTCCACACATACTGCCAATGTTTCTTTGCCAGAATTTTCAGTTTCTATTTTACCTGGTTCAAATGCTGGGCATCAAGATGCAGTTGACGCTTTCTTGAAACTGCCACCTCTGAATTGTGACGTACCACATGGTACTGGTAACCTGTATTCCAAAAATTCCCAATGCGGCTTACTTAACAGGCTTGGGGTCGCAGCTAAACCGATTGACGCCACTTGCGCTCAAAAAAAGTTTCTGATTTTCGACCAATCTGGAAATAAAACTAGATTGTTTTTTAGCTCCCCCTTTTCTCACCAAAATCAGATTGTTGCCTCCAAGATTCCTGCTTGTGCTAATGGTTCGCACGAAAAATCAGCAGCTCAAGTAGTCGAGCATTTTTTGGTGAATCCCAGGGAAGAAAAATGGGATGAAAATCAGTTGACTGATGGAGAAGATGAGATGCTTGAAGATTCCGAGGAAATTGATGCTTTGCTTTACTCTGATGGTGAAGAGGAGtatgaggatgatgatgatgatgatggtggtgaaaatgatgaagttactAGCACGGGGCATACTCCATATATCACTCAAGATGTGCATGGGAAGGACAAATTATTTGAGAAACTTGACGAAGAAGTGGCGAGTTCTGATGACTTGCCTAAAAGGCGAAAATTGCTTGATGGTGGCTTCAAGCAACCATCATTGGTGGGTACTGAAAGTACCATGAAACTGGATAGTTCATATGGATACGAGGACGATGAGGAATCAAGTAATGCCGGTATGAGAAACTGCTCTGATGACATCTACTCCAGCAAGAGAGAAAAGAAGATTAAAGTCCGGGAGGCATTAAAGATCCTAGAGAGTATCATCCCTGGGGTGAAGAGTAAGGATCCACTTTTCATAATTGACAAAGCTATTACTCACTTGAAACTCATGAAACTCGAGGCCGAATCTCTTGGTCACTCCAACTTTAATGGCAAACTTGCCTATTTTCCTTGA